The following proteins are encoded in a genomic region of Candidatus Methylomirabilota bacterium:
- a CDS encoding PhnD/SsuA/transferrin family substrate-binding protein, with amino-acid sequence MSPAVQTFPVASARMYSWSPSLTAAWQRLLEWVSARARVSLEVLNLADPVSLDDLWAREDLGCVFMCGYPWALRSDRPHLLAAPVPSPPRYGGQPVYVTDFIVRAESAYRTIEDTFGGCLAYSAEHSHSGYNAARFHLLPYRSPSRPTLYGRLLGPLHRQVPVIDAVIEGRADVGPVDGYALDLLRRHRSERAERVRVVATTITAPSAPLVASPMVDADARERMTRALLDAHAAPEIAATLDELLLTRFVRVNPADLEVFLERQRAAEAAGYPKLA; translated from the coding sequence ATGAGCCCCGCCGTGCAGACCTTCCCCGTCGCCTCGGCACGCATGTACTCGTGGTCGCCCTCGCTGACCGCGGCCTGGCAGAGGCTGCTCGAGTGGGTGTCGGCCCGCGCGAGGGTATCGCTCGAGGTGCTCAACCTCGCCGACCCTGTCTCGCTCGACGACCTGTGGGCGCGCGAGGACCTCGGCTGCGTGTTCATGTGCGGATATCCATGGGCGCTGCGGAGCGACCGACCTCACCTGCTGGCGGCGCCGGTGCCCTCGCCGCCGCGCTATGGGGGCCAGCCCGTCTATGTCACCGACTTCATCGTACGGGCGGAGAGCGCCTACCGAACCATCGAAGACACCTTCGGCGGCTGCCTCGCGTATTCTGCCGAGCACTCGCACTCCGGCTACAACGCCGCGCGCTTCCACCTCCTCCCGTACCGCAGCCCGTCGCGGCCCACGCTCTACGGGCGCTTGCTCGGTCCCCTCCATCGCCAGGTGCCCGTCATCGACGCGGTGATCGAGGGCCGAGCGGACGTCGGGCCCGTCGACGGATACGCGCTCGACCTACTGCGGCGCCACCGCTCGGAGCGGGCGGAGCGCGTGAGGGTGGTGGCCACCACCATCACCGCGCCCAGCGCGCCCCTCGTCGCCTCGCCCATGGTGGACGCGGACGCGCGGGAGCGAATGACCAGGGCCTTGCTGGACGCTCACGCCGCTCCCGAGATTGCCGCCACCCTCGATGAGCTCCTCCTCACGCGCTTCGTACGCGTGAACCCCGCCGACCTCGAAGTCTTCCTGGAGCGCCAGCGCGCGGCGGAGGCCGCCGGCTACCCCAAGCTCGCCTGA
- a CDS encoding ABC transporter substrate-binding protein, whose product MKRLSILTLGVLAVAGLVTGSLGQDKPRQKAIYTVTTKNISVALSAHTSIPLTLGYWTTEGVDMEVTSLEGSTAGLQQLAAGNVQFVTVGPEVALMAREKGVKVKSFYVVNSVTIFRVVVPKDSPIQTAADLRGKTIGVSALSSGAVPVARAIVASGGLNPDRDVKWLAVGIGAPAALALGQKNIDAMALWGDFQAGLENLGLQFREITAPFLKDLLGQVVIARDDYLAQHPDVAVAFGRGMAKATLFGLTNPPAAVRMHWKMYPQTRPQIADEARALRESIHVFNARFETQRVDNRDDKRWGSSSTAQWNRLKAIYQEQGLIQGNVDASEVFTNALVDEINRFDQPAVIRQAREYR is encoded by the coding sequence TCGATCCTCACGCTCGGTGTGCTGGCCGTGGCGGGCCTGGTGACGGGCTCGCTCGGTCAGGACAAGCCCCGGCAGAAGGCCATCTATACCGTCACCACCAAGAACATCTCGGTCGCCCTCTCCGCCCACACCTCGATCCCGTTGACGCTCGGCTACTGGACCACTGAAGGCGTGGACATGGAAGTGACCTCGCTGGAAGGCTCCACCGCCGGTCTCCAGCAGCTCGCCGCCGGCAATGTCCAGTTCGTCACGGTGGGTCCGGAGGTCGCGCTGATGGCTCGCGAAAAGGGCGTGAAGGTGAAGTCGTTCTACGTGGTGAACAGCGTCACCATCTTCCGCGTCGTCGTCCCCAAGGACAGCCCGATCCAGACGGCGGCGGATCTTCGAGGCAAGACGATCGGTGTCTCCGCGTTGAGCTCGGGTGCCGTCCCGGTGGCCCGAGCCATCGTGGCCTCGGGCGGGCTCAACCCCGACCGCGACGTCAAGTGGCTGGCCGTGGGCATCGGGGCGCCCGCCGCCCTCGCCCTCGGTCAGAAGAACATCGATGCCATGGCTCTCTGGGGTGACTTCCAGGCGGGTCTGGAGAATCTCGGGCTCCAGTTCCGCGAGATCACCGCGCCCTTCCTCAAGGATCTCCTCGGTCAGGTCGTCATCGCCCGCGACGACTACCTCGCCCAGCATCCCGACGTGGCGGTGGCCTTCGGCCGGGGCATGGCCAAGGCCACGCTCTTCGGGCTCACCAATCCCCCCGCGGCCGTCCGCATGCACTGGAAGATGTATCCGCAGACGCGGCCCCAGATCGCCGACGAGGCGCGCGCCCTTCGCGAATCCATCCACGTGTTCAATGCCCGCTTCGAGACCCAGCGCGTGGACAACCGCGACGACAAGCGCTGGGGATCTTCCTCGACCGCGCAGTGGAACCGTCTCAAGGCCATCTACCAGGAGCAGGGGCTCATCCAGGGCAATGTGGACGCGAGCGAGGTCTTCACGAACGCGCTCGTCGACGAGATCAATCGCTTCGACCAGCCGGCGGTGATTCGCCAGGCCCGGGAGTACCGATGA